In Deinococcus sp. HSC-46F16, the following are encoded in one genomic region:
- the proC gene encoding pyrroline-5-carboxylate reductase, producing the protein MKLAIVGVGKLGLALLEGVLSRGVMAAGDIGLLDANAGRASDLASRTGAALIGASDLRFAERVLVSVQPRVFPEISEWLAQENAGYISTMAGVSTNTLTRRLGTKRVVRVMPNLAATIGRSQTAITAPREAELSGDLDFARSLFCAVGDVYDLPEHLFNAFTGMSASGPAYAALVAEALADGAVRMGLPRALAHELAAKVLVASGELLQQRAHPGLLKDEVASPGGTTIAGLEVLEAAGVRGAMMRAVVAATRRGSDLGKDQE; encoded by the coding sequence ATGAAACTCGCCATCGTCGGTGTCGGGAAGCTGGGGCTGGCCCTGCTGGAAGGAGTCTTGTCGCGCGGGGTGATGGCAGCGGGAGACATCGGGCTGCTGGACGCGAACGCGGGGCGGGCCTCCGACCTCGCCTCGCGCACGGGGGCCGCGCTGATCGGGGCGTCCGACCTGCGTTTCGCCGAACGGGTGCTCGTCAGCGTGCAGCCGCGCGTCTTTCCCGAAATCAGCGAGTGGCTCGCGCAGGAAAACGCCGGGTACATCAGCACGATGGCCGGGGTCAGCACGAATACCCTGACCCGCCGCCTGGGCACCAAGCGGGTGGTGCGGGTGATGCCCAACCTCGCCGCCACCATCGGCCGGAGCCAGACCGCGATCACCGCCCCGCGCGAGGCGGAACTCAGCGGGGACCTCGACTTCGCCCGGTCCCTCTTCTGCGCGGTGGGCGACGTATACGACCTCCCCGAACACCTCTTCAACGCCTTTACCGGCATGAGCGCCTCCGGCCCCGCCTACGCCGCGCTGGTGGCCGAGGCGCTGGCCGACGGCGCGGTGCGGATGGGGTTGCCGCGGGCGCTGGCCCACGAACTCGCCGCCAAGGTGCTCGTCGCCAGTGGCGAACTTCTCCAGCAGCGGGCGCATCCCGGCCTGCTCAAGGACGAGGTCGCCAGTCCTGGCGGCACCACCATCGCCGGGCTGGAGGTGCTGGAGGCGGCGGGCGTGCGCGGCGCGATGATGCGGGCGGTCGTGGCGGCCACCCGCCGGGGCAGTGATCTGGGCAAGGATCAGGAGTAG
- a CDS encoding 50S ribosomal protein L11 methyltransferase has product MLVYHLPGTFQTRETDLDSLWEAGATGLEERAGAIRVYFDERVPLPDSVSDGEWREEADQDWQAEFRRTLRPVRADRVTIVAPWQRGEVEPGQLPLVIEPGMAFGTGHHATTRLAVEALSALELGTRGPGGTGARVLDVGTGSGVLALAAALLGARFAFGVDIDPVTVPIARENAEINGVPASQVRFEEGTLGLDALTFPEEGVDAYDVVVANLYAELHDLLAGEYAAHLVPGGDLILTGILTGKLELVREALAREGFGDVRETVDGEWALVTARLPQ; this is encoded by the coding sequence ATGCTCGTGTACCACCTCCCCGGCACCTTCCAGACCCGCGAAACCGACCTCGACTCCCTGTGGGAGGCGGGCGCGACCGGGCTGGAAGAACGGGCCGGAGCGATCCGCGTGTATTTCGACGAGCGGGTGCCACTGCCCGACTCCGTTTCAGACGGTGAGTGGCGCGAGGAAGCCGATCAGGACTGGCAGGCCGAGTTTCGCCGCACCCTGCGCCCGGTGCGGGCGGACCGGGTGACCATCGTGGCCCCGTGGCAGCGAGGCGAGGTGGAGCCGGGGCAACTTCCGCTCGTGATCGAGCCGGGCATGGCCTTCGGGACCGGGCACCACGCGACCACCCGGCTGGCGGTGGAGGCCCTCTCCGCGCTGGAGCTGGGCACGCGCGGGCCGGGGGGCACCGGGGCGCGGGTGCTTGACGTGGGAACCGGCAGCGGCGTCCTCGCGCTCGCGGCGGCGCTGCTGGGCGCCCGCTTCGCCTTCGGGGTGGATATCGACCCCGTCACCGTGCCCATCGCGCGGGAGAATGCCGAGATCAACGGCGTCCCCGCCTCGCAGGTGCGTTTCGAGGAAGGCACGCTGGGGCTGGACGCGCTGACTTTCCCAGAGGAGGGGGTGGACGCCTACGACGTGGTCGTGGCGAACCTCTACGCCGAGCTGCACGACCTGCTCGCCGGGGAGTACGCCGCCCACCTTGTGCCGGGGGGCGACCTGATCCTGACGGGCATCCTGACGGGCAAGCTGGAGCTGGTGCGGGAGGCGCTCGCGCGGGAAGGCTTCGGGGACGTGCGCGAGACCGTGGACGGCGAGTGGGCGCTGGTGACCGCCCGCCTGCCGCAGTGA
- a CDS encoding 16S rRNA (uracil(1498)-N(3))-methyltransferase, which yields MAEHRVRVPALTPQMTLGPREARHLHVLRLRPGDPVRVFDGQGAEAGATLEELDDTRAVLALGERVAGTAETPQPVTLAVALLKGDKLSDVVRAATELGVARVQLLVTRHADAREIGGQKLTRLRRVAEEASKQSRRAVTPEVLDPVSLTDLSWEGQLFVAQPGSRERLTDHLTWDAPVTVLTGPEGGLSDAEVAALTARGAVAVTLGPRILRAETAPVALLGAIVATGV from the coding sequence ATGGCTGAGCACCGTGTCCGCGTCCCTGCCCTGACCCCCCAGATGACCCTGGGGCCGCGTGAAGCCCGGCACCTGCACGTGCTGCGGCTGCGGCCAGGCGACCCCGTGCGCGTCTTCGACGGCCAGGGGGCCGAGGCGGGGGCGACCCTGGAAGAACTGGACGACACCCGCGCCGTCCTCGCGCTGGGGGAACGGGTGGCGGGCACCGCCGAGACGCCGCAGCCCGTCACATTGGCCGTCGCGCTGCTGAAGGGGGACAAGCTCTCGGACGTGGTGCGGGCCGCCACCGAACTCGGCGTGGCCCGCGTGCAACTGCTCGTCACCCGGCACGCCGACGCCCGCGAGATCGGCGGGCAGAAGCTCACGCGCCTGCGCCGGGTCGCCGAGGAAGCCAGCAAGCAGTCGCGCCGGGCGGTGACGCCGGAGGTGCTTGACCCCGTTTCCCTGACCGACCTGAGCTGGGAGGGCCAGTTGTTCGTCGCCCAGCCTGGCAGCCGGGAGCGCCTGACGGACCACCTGACCTGGGACGCCCCGGTGACGGTGCTGACCGGGCCGGAGGGCGGCCTCTCGGACGCGGAGGTCGCGGCCCTGACCGCACGGGGCGCCGTCGCCGTCACCCTCGGCCCGCGCATCCTGCGGGCGGAGACGGCCCCGGTGGCGCTGCTGGGGGCCATCGTGGCGACCGGGGTGTAG
- a CDS encoding inorganic pyrophosphatase, whose translation MTAPRERAGVVEWTRGTLDRWVWRGGEVVPYRQEPWAAPVNYGCLPDLLNPADGSDVDAVWLGEPLAVGTRLSAPPAGLLHLADGDHKVIFGSLEEHHGGDLLALLAWFGPERGAQVLGPEEAEAWLAGLEQQQTTPGA comes from the coding sequence ATGACCGCTCCCCGCGAGCGTGCAGGCGTGGTGGAGTGGACGCGCGGCACCCTCGACCGCTGGGTGTGGCGCGGCGGCGAGGTCGTGCCCTACCGTCAGGAACCCTGGGCCGCTCCGGTGAACTACGGCTGCCTGCCCGACCTGCTCAACCCCGCCGACGGCAGCGACGTGGACGCCGTGTGGCTGGGCGAGCCGCTCGCCGTAGGCACCCGCCTCAGTGCCCCGCCCGCCGGACTGCTGCACCTTGCGGACGGCGACCACAAGGTCATCTTCGGGAGTCTGGAGGAACACCACGGCGGCGACCTCCTCGCACTGCTGGCGTGGTTCGGCCCGGAGCGGGGGGCGCAGGTGCTGGGGCCGGAAGAGGCCGAAGCGTGGTTGGCGGGGCTGGAGCAGCAGCAAACAACCCCAGGCGCGTGA
- the sodA gene encoding superoxide dismutase [Mn], whose protein sequence is MAYQLPPLPYAYDALEPHIDARTMEIHHTRHHQTYIDNANKALEGSGMADLPAEQLIAQLDRVPADKKTALRNNAGGHANHSLFWQVMTPQGQGQPQGELAGAIEQAFGSFDAFKQKFEDAAKTRFGSGWAWLVVQNGELAVVSTANQDNPLMGESISGASGTPILGVDVWEHAYYLNYQNKRPDYLAAFWNVVNWDEVARRYAEAKGQ, encoded by the coding sequence ATGGCCTACCAATTGCCCCCGCTGCCCTACGCCTACGACGCCCTCGAACCCCATATCGACGCGCGGACGATGGAGATTCACCACACCCGGCACCACCAGACCTACATCGACAACGCGAACAAGGCGCTGGAAGGCAGCGGGATGGCGGACCTGCCCGCCGAGCAGCTGATCGCGCAGCTCGACCGCGTCCCCGCCGACAAGAAGACCGCCCTGCGCAACAACGCGGGCGGCCACGCCAACCACAGCCTCTTCTGGCAGGTCATGACCCCGCAGGGGCAGGGCCAGCCGCAGGGTGAACTGGCGGGGGCGATCGAGCAGGCCTTCGGGTCCTTCGACGCCTTCAAGCAGAAGTTCGAGGACGCGGCCAAGACGCGCTTCGGCTCGGGCTGGGCGTGGCTGGTCGTGCAAAACGGTGAGCTGGCCGTCGTCTCGACCGCCAACCAGGACAACCCGCTGATGGGCGAGTCGATCAGCGGCGCGAGCGGCACCCCGATCCTGGGCGTGGACGTGTGGGAGCACGCCTACTACCTGAACTACCAGAACAAGCGCCCCGACTACCTCGCGGCCTTCTGGAACGTCGTCAACTGGGACGAGGTCGCCCGCCGCTACGCCGAGGCGAAGGGTCAGTAA
- a CDS encoding tetratricopeptide repeat protein, which produces MKRRTLGPLLVAATLSAALAQTQAPPASAPATQTPPAAPAPAQPAAPATPQAAPLPAANYVALGNFYYGRGNFDQAYVAFRAAAEIDPRSSDALLGLGRSQVKLRLYAPAIETLRRLTTQDARNLSGHLALAQAYQQQFIGAGDRASVSGNLAQALGVLTQAEALAQASPEAERKLNLSKVWNERGNVLRLQGAAGQAIEAFKQASTLNPDNGLILFNLGDMYYATGNLVSAIDSLQRAVITDPADAYNRAYYAKLLAISGNTAAAKPEAAQAARLAPNNPYAVGQYGVVSYLSRDPVTARAQLTQAVRLDPLRYPEFYYYLGRLDLDAGDLKAARENLTRAVALGSTTAEWIYYLGLSYERGAGSIAPDRLKARENYERALKLNPDYALAREGLTRVR; this is translated from the coding sequence GTGAAACGACGTACCCTCGGCCCGCTGCTCGTGGCGGCCACCCTGTCTGCGGCCCTGGCCCAGACCCAGGCGCCACCCGCGTCGGCGCCCGCAACGCAGACGCCTCCGGCGGCGCCTGCCCCGGCGCAGCCTGCGGCTCCGGCGACGCCCCAGGCGGCCCCGCTGCCCGCCGCGAACTACGTGGCGTTGGGCAACTTCTACTACGGCCGGGGCAACTTCGATCAAGCCTACGTGGCCTTTCGCGCCGCGGCCGAGATTGACCCCCGCAGCAGCGACGCCCTGCTCGGCCTGGGCCGTTCGCAGGTCAAGCTGCGGTTGTACGCGCCCGCCATCGAGACGCTGCGGCGCCTGACCACCCAGGACGCCCGCAATCTCAGCGGGCACCTCGCGCTCGCGCAGGCGTACCAGCAGCAGTTTATCGGGGCGGGGGACCGGGCCAGCGTGTCGGGCAACCTCGCGCAGGCCCTGGGGGTCCTGACCCAAGCCGAAGCCCTCGCGCAGGCCAGCCCGGAAGCCGAGCGCAAACTCAATCTCAGCAAGGTCTGGAACGAGCGCGGCAACGTGCTGCGGCTCCAGGGCGCGGCGGGGCAGGCCATCGAGGCCTTTAAGCAGGCCAGCACGCTGAATCCCGACAATGGGCTGATTCTCTTCAACCTCGGGGATATGTACTACGCCACCGGGAACCTCGTGTCGGCCATCGACAGCCTTCAGCGGGCGGTCATCACCGATCCTGCCGACGCCTACAACCGCGCCTACTACGCCAAACTCCTGGCGATCAGCGGCAACACCGCCGCTGCGAAGCCCGAAGCCGCGCAGGCGGCCCGCCTCGCGCCGAACAACCCCTACGCGGTGGGGCAATACGGCGTGGTGAGCTACCTCAGCCGCGACCCGGTGACCGCGCGGGCACAGCTCACGCAGGCCGTGCGGCTCGATCCGCTGCGCTACCCCGAGTTCTACTACTACCTCGGGCGCCTCGACCTCGACGCCGGGGACCTCAAGGCGGCCCGCGAGAACCTCACCCGCGCGGTGGCGCTCGGCAGCACGACCGCCGAGTGGATCTATTACCTGGGCCTGAGCTACGAGCGCGGCGCCGGGTCCATCGCGCCCGACCGCCTCAAGGCCCGCGAGAACTACGAACGGGCGCTCAAGCTCAACCCCGACTACGCCCTCGCCCGCGAGGGGCTGACGCGCGTCCGCTGA
- the coaE gene encoding dephospho-CoA kinase (Dephospho-CoA kinase (CoaE) performs the final step in coenzyme A biosynthesis.), with the protein MPSPFPSQPRRLGLTGSIGAGKSTVAALLRERGLTVLDADEVAREVTRDPSVLAEIGAEFPGVVQGGELDRGALAARVFGDPARLAVLNGITHPRVRARMLALEQEAAARGEEWTVQDVPLLFEGGLDRQMDAVLVVDAPLEVRVSRVIARSGLSREEVLARDARQMPAEEKRRRATFVLDNSGEVEALAGQVGAAMAALGIQPPAASGQQEKSPSIR; encoded by the coding sequence ATGCCTTCTCCCTTCCCATCCCAGCCGCGCCGATTGGGCCTGACCGGCAGCATCGGCGCGGGCAAGAGCACGGTCGCGGCCCTCCTGCGGGAGCGCGGCCTGACCGTCCTCGACGCCGATGAGGTCGCCCGGGAGGTAACCCGTGACCCCAGCGTGCTGGCCGAGATCGGAGCCGAGTTTCCCGGCGTGGTGCAGGGCGGCGAACTGGACCGGGGAGCGCTCGCGGCGCGGGTGTTCGGGGACCCGGCGCGGCTGGCGGTCCTGAATGGCATCACCCACCCCCGCGTGCGGGCGCGAATGCTGGCGCTGGAGCAGGAGGCCGCCGCCCGTGGGGAGGAGTGGACCGTGCAGGACGTGCCCCTGCTGTTCGAGGGGGGCCTGGACAGGCAGATGGACGCCGTGCTCGTCGTGGATGCCCCGCTGGAGGTGCGCGTCTCACGCGTCATCGCCCGCTCCGGCCTAAGCCGCGAGGAGGTGCTGGCGCGGGATGCCCGCCAGATGCCCGCCGAGGAGAAACGGCGGCGGGCGACCTTCGTGCTGGACAACAGTGGGGAGGTGGAGGCCTTGGCGGGGCAGGTGGGCGCGGCGATGGCCGCGCTGGGCATCCAGCCTCCAGCGGCCAGCGGCCAGCAAGAGAAAAGCCCCAGCATTCGCTGA
- a CDS encoding CTP synthase — translation MKYIFVTGGVVSSLGKGVASASLGALLRARGYKVTAVKIDPYINIDAGTMRPYEHGEVFVTASGAETDLDIGNYERFLDLDIPPGSNITTGQVYLEVIRRERAGDYLSQTVQVIPHVTDEIKRRIRAAGENAGAEIVLIEVGGTVGDIESLPFLEAIRQFRFDEGDENVLYLHLTLVPYLGTSNEFKTKPTQHSVATLRSVGISPDIVMVRSKDKLPPEITRKIALFTSVRENRVFSSYDVGHVYELPLALEEQGLGKAVEDLLGLERTHPNLGVWQNAVRTIKHPANEVTIALAGKYTEMPDAYLSLLESLTHAGIANDARVKIKWVNAEELTEGDLESQLGDADGILVPGGFGIRGIEGKIRAAEYARTRGVPYLGICLGMQIAVIEYARHKAGLEGANSAEFDPYAPHKVVDLMPEQLEVGGMGGTMRLGDWPMDLRAGTKIAELYGVPGGGTVKERHRHRYEVNPAYVEQLQAAGLTISGVTPGVAGRGAGLVESIEIADHPFFVALQAHPEFKSRPMRPSPPFAGFVAAALGGGQRPAASSQPEKAEV, via the coding sequence ATGAAATACATCTTCGTGACGGGCGGCGTGGTCAGCAGCCTCGGTAAGGGCGTGGCGAGTGCGTCCCTGGGCGCCCTCCTGCGGGCGCGGGGTTACAAGGTCACGGCGGTCAAGATCGACCCCTACATCAACATCGACGCGGGCACCATGCGCCCCTACGAACATGGCGAGGTCTTCGTGACGGCGTCCGGGGCCGAAACCGACCTCGATATCGGCAATTACGAGCGTTTTCTCGACCTCGACATTCCGCCGGGCAGCAACATCACGACCGGGCAGGTGTACCTCGAAGTCATCCGCCGCGAGCGGGCCGGGGATTACCTCTCGCAAACGGTGCAGGTCATCCCCCACGTCACCGACGAGATCAAGCGCCGGATTCGCGCGGCAGGGGAGAACGCGGGCGCCGAGATCGTGCTGATCGAGGTGGGCGGCACGGTGGGGGACATCGAGTCGCTGCCTTTTCTGGAAGCCATCCGGCAGTTCCGCTTCGACGAGGGCGACGAGAACGTGCTGTACCTGCACCTGACGCTGGTGCCGTACCTGGGCACGTCGAACGAGTTCAAGACCAAGCCCACCCAGCACTCGGTGGCGACCCTGCGCTCGGTGGGCATCAGCCCCGACATCGTGATGGTCCGCTCCAAGGACAAGCTGCCACCCGAGATCACCCGCAAGATCGCGCTGTTCACCTCCGTGCGGGAAAACCGGGTCTTTTCCTCCTATGACGTGGGGCACGTCTACGAGCTGCCGCTCGCGCTGGAGGAACAGGGCCTGGGCAAGGCGGTCGAGGACCTGCTGGGGCTGGAGCGCACCCACCCCAACCTCGGCGTGTGGCAGAACGCGGTGCGGACGATCAAGCACCCGGCGAACGAGGTCACCATCGCTCTGGCGGGCAAGTACACCGAGATGCCCGACGCCTACCTCAGCCTGCTGGAGTCCCTCACGCACGCCGGAATCGCCAATGATGCCCGCGTGAAGATCAAATGGGTCAACGCCGAGGAACTGACCGAGGGGGACCTCGAATCGCAGCTCGGGGACGCCGACGGCATCCTGGTGCCCGGCGGCTTCGGCATTCGCGGCATCGAGGGCAAGATTCGCGCCGCCGAGTACGCCCGCACGCGCGGGGTGCCGTACCTGGGCATCTGCCTGGGGATGCAGATCGCGGTGATCGAGTACGCCCGCCACAAGGCCGGACTGGAGGGGGCCAACTCCGCCGAGTTCGACCCCTACGCGCCGCACAAGGTCGTGGACCTGATGCCCGAGCAACTGGAGGTGGGGGGCATGGGCGGCACCATGCGCCTGGGCGACTGGCCGATGGACCTCCGCGCCGGGACGAAGATCGCCGAGCTGTACGGCGTGCCGGGGGGCGGCACCGTCAAGGAACGCCACCGCCACCGCTACGAGGTCAACCCCGCCTATGTCGAGCAGCTTCAGGCTGCCGGGTTGACGATCAGCGGCGTGACCCCCGGCGTGGCGGGGCGCGGGGCCGGGCTGGTGGAGAGCATCGAGATCGCGGACCACCCCTTCTTCGTGGCCCTGCAAGCCCACCCCGAGTTCAAGAGCCGTCCGATGCGGCCCAGCCCGCCCTTCGCGGGGTTCGTGGCGGCAGCGTTGGGAGGCGGCCAGCGACCAGCGGCCAGCAGCCAGCCGGAAAAGGCCGAAGTGTAA
- a CDS encoding AAA family ATPase has translation MPGGLPPCCRRTGRQWKRAVALGLHVVLDDGFWTRRGRDALRTEAAALSVPLTFYALEPPEEEAWQRVRQRNLEPGVLPIADETFIRLRPRFEPLGPDETALQVSFK, from the coding sequence ATTCCCGGTGGCCTCCCGCCGTGTTGCCGCCGTACTGGACGGCAATGGAAGCGAGCCGTCGCCTTGGGCCTGCACGTCGTCCTCGATGACGGCTTCTGGACACGCAGGGGACGTGACGCCCTCCGCACCGAGGCCGCCGCGCTCAGCGTGCCGCTGACGTTCTATGCCCTGGAACCTCCCGAGGAGGAGGCCTGGCAGCGCGTTCGGCAGCGCAACCTGGAACCGGGAGTGCTGCCGATTGCCGACGAGACCTTTATCCGGCTCAGGCCACGATTCGAGCCTCTCGGACCGGACGAAACCGCGCTCCAAGTGTCTTTCAAGTAG
- a CDS encoding ATP-dependent RecD-like DNA helicase, which translates to MTAQPPTEPFRVTGGVHKVRFRSDTGFTVMTARLRNSEGEDPDATVIGVMPPLDAGDTFSAEVLMEEHREYGYQYRVLNMVLEAQPADLTEAGVAAYLEARVGGVGKVLAGRIARAFGPDTFDILEQDPEKLLQVPGVTQSTLHKMVSSWSQQGLERRLLAGLQGLGLSISQAQRAVKHFGEAALERLQADLFALTEVEGIGFLTADKLWQASGGANDDPRRLTAAAVYALQQAGQQGGHSFLPRARAERGVLHYTRVSAEQAKLAVETATELGRLCDDPTGEGESRIYLPHVLRAEKKLAKLIRTLLATPPAGDEWTVPAGAAKGLSAEQAGVLGLLEENRLVVLTGGPGTGKSTTTRAVADLAEKLGLEVGLCAPTGKAARRLGEVTGRPASTIHRLLGYGPAGFRHNHLEPAPYDLLIVDEVSMCGDALMLSLLAAVPPGARVLLVGDTDQLPPVDAGLPLHAITEAAPTVRLTTVYRQAAENPIIRAAHGLLHGQAPEWGDPRLGLTETEPDVGARRVALMVRELGGPGQVQVLTPMRKGPLGVELLNTHLQSLFNPGQGGIRIGDGEARPGDVVVQTKNDYQNEVFNGTLGTVLKAEGSRLTVDFDGNIVDLGGAELFNLQLGYALTVHRAQGSEWPTVLGVLHEAHMPMLSRNLVYTALTRARDRFYAVGSASAWEKAAGRQREERNTALLERVRGR; encoded by the coding sequence ATGACCGCTCAGCCCCCCACCGAGCCGTTTCGCGTGACGGGCGGCGTCCACAAGGTGCGCTTCCGCTCCGACACCGGCTTTACCGTGATGACCGCCCGCCTGCGCAACTCCGAGGGCGAGGACCCCGACGCCACCGTGATCGGCGTGATGCCCCCGCTGGACGCCGGGGACACCTTCAGCGCCGAGGTGCTGATGGAAGAGCACCGTGAGTACGGCTACCAGTACCGGGTGCTGAACATGGTGCTCGAAGCCCAGCCCGCCGACCTCACCGAAGCGGGCGTCGCCGCCTACTTAGAAGCGCGGGTGGGTGGCGTGGGCAAAGTGCTTGCGGGACGCATCGCCAGGGCCTTCGGGCCGGATACCTTCGACATCCTCGAACAGGACCCCGAAAAGCTGTTGCAGGTGCCCGGCGTCACCCAATCCACCCTGCACAAAATGGTCTCCAGTTGGAGCCAGCAGGGGCTGGAGCGCCGCCTCCTCGCCGGACTCCAGGGCCTCGGCCTCTCCATCTCCCAGGCGCAGCGGGCGGTCAAGCACTTCGGAGAAGCGGCGCTGGAACGTCTCCAGGCCGACCTCTTCGCGCTGACCGAGGTGGAGGGCATCGGCTTCCTGACCGCTGACAAGCTGTGGCAGGCTTCGGGGGGTGCGAACGACGACCCCCGGCGCCTGACTGCCGCTGCCGTGTACGCGCTTCAGCAGGCGGGGCAGCAGGGCGGCCACTCCTTCCTGCCCCGCGCACGGGCCGAGCGCGGCGTCCTGCACTACACCCGCGTGTCGGCGGAGCAGGCCAAACTCGCGGTGGAGACGGCCACCGAACTCGGCCGCCTGTGCGACGACCCTACGGGGGAGGGCGAGAGCCGCATCTACCTTCCCCACGTCCTGCGGGCTGAGAAGAAGCTCGCCAAGCTCATCCGCACCCTGCTCGCCACCCCGCCCGCCGGGGACGAGTGGACGGTGCCCGCGGGCGCGGCGAAGGGACTGTCGGCGGAGCAGGCCGGGGTGCTGGGTCTGCTCGAAGAGAATCGCCTCGTCGTCCTGACGGGTGGCCCCGGCACCGGGAAAAGCACGACCACACGGGCGGTCGCGGACCTCGCGGAAAAGCTGGGGCTGGAGGTCGGCCTGTGTGCCCCCACCGGCAAGGCGGCCCGCCGTCTGGGGGAGGTGACGGGGCGCCCCGCCTCCACCATTCACCGCCTGTTGGGGTACGGCCCGGCGGGATTCCGGCACAACCACCTCGAACCGGCGCCCTATGACCTGTTGATCGTGGACGAGGTCAGCATGTGCGGCGACGCGCTGATGCTCTCGCTGCTCGCTGCCGTGCCGCCGGGGGCGCGGGTACTGCTGGTGGGCGATACCGACCAGCTTCCCCCGGTGGACGCAGGGTTGCCGCTGCACGCGATCACCGAGGCCGCCCCCACCGTCCGCCTGACCACCGTGTACCGCCAAGCCGCCGAGAACCCCATCATCCGGGCGGCGCACGGCCTGCTGCACGGGCAGGCGCCCGAGTGGGGTGACCCCCGCCTGGGCCTGACCGAAACCGAACCCGACGTGGGCGCCCGCCGGGTGGCCCTGATGGTGCGCGAACTTGGCGGGCCGGGGCAGGTGCAGGTGCTCACGCCCATGCGCAAGGGGCCGCTGGGGGTCGAGCTGCTCAACACCCACCTCCAGTCCCTCTTCAACCCCGGTCAGGGCGGCATCCGCATCGGCGACGGCGAGGCGCGGCCCGGCGACGTGGTCGTGCAGACGAAAAACGACTACCAGAACGAGGTGTTCAACGGCACGCTGGGCACGGTCCTCAAGGCCGAGGGCAGCCGCCTGACCGTGGACTTCGACGGCAACATCGTGGACCTCGGCGGGGCAGAACTGTTCAACCTGCAACTCGGCTACGCCCTGACCGTCCACCGCGCCCAGGGCAGCGAGTGGCCCACCGTCCTCGGCGTACTGCACGAGGCCCACATGCCGATGCTCTCGCGCAACCTCGTCTACACGGCCCTGACCCGTGCCCGAGACCGCTTCTATGCGGTGGGGTCGGCCTCGGCGTGGGAGAAGGCGGCGGGCCGGCAGCGCGAGGAGCGCAATACGGCATTGCTGGAGCGGGTGCGGGGGCGGTGA
- a CDS encoding RES family NAD+ phosphorylase has product MLRDTDLREALQSLPTASWEGQVFRCVKGVTADEVQKNLCNLTQDGRYSRGEDLRVLYTSHGWEVAGMEFRQSPAKPTPADLRGATCLGLRVWAERVLDLTDAGVRERLGTSLQELTGDWQLLNEQGEDAPTQRLGRAAFESGRFDAVRAPSKLRPGEANLLVFVDRTRERVVATDLPPGFPERLEV; this is encoded by the coding sequence ATGCTGCGGGACACCGACTTACGAGAAGCGCTTCAATCCCTGCCCACCGCCTCCTGGGAAGGCCAGGTCTTCCGCTGCGTGAAGGGCGTGACGGCGGATGAGGTGCAGAAAAACCTGTGCAACCTGACCCAAGACGGCCGCTACAGCCGGGGCGAAGACCTGCGGGTGCTGTACACCTCGCACGGGTGGGAGGTGGCGGGCATGGAGTTCCGGCAGTCCCCGGCCAAGCCGACCCCGGCGGACCTGCGCGGCGCGACGTGCCTGGGCCTGCGGGTGTGGGCCGAGCGGGTGCTGGACCTGACGGACGCGGGGGTGCGCGAGCGGTTGGGCACCTCCTTGCAGGAGCTGACGGGCGACTGGCAATTGCTGAACGAGCAGGGCGAGGACGCGCCCACCCAGCGGCTGGGGCGGGCCGCCTTCGAGTCCGGGCGCTTCGACGCGGTGCGGGCGCCCAGCAAGCTGCGGCCCGGCGAGGCGAATCTGCTGGTGTTCGTGGACCGGACCAGGGAGCGGGTCGTGGCGACGGACCTCCCGCCGGGCTTTCCAGAACGGCTGGAGGTGTAG